The genomic region AAAGAAGTTTGCTCTTGTCGTCTTTCTTGCGACGCTCCAGGGCCGAGGCATCGAGCCTTTCACGTTCGGTATCAAGACCCGCCTGGCGCTCAGACAGGATCTGGCTCAGGTTTTCAGCAATGGAAGGATTATTGATAAGCGTGGTTCTGAAGCTCTCTTTGTCGATCACGATGAACTCCGCGTCATCTTTCACCCGAATGCTTGCCGTGCGCAGGGCTCCCGTCAAGAGGCTCATCTCGCCGAAGAAATTTCCGGGTCCGAGCGTGGCCACGACCGCCCTCTCGCGGGACGATTTTTCCACGACCACGTCCACCTTGCCGCTTTTGATTATGTAGAAGGAACTGCCCGGCTCGCCCTGTCGAACAGGAACCTCTCCGGCAGCATAAGTCTTGACGCTCACGTGGGCGACCAGGTCCCTCAATTCCACCTTGCTCAGGAATGAGAATATCTCCACGTTCTTCATCATGTTCATAAGCTCATCAGCCCTGCGCTCCTGCTCGGCATGACGGGTTTCAGGCGTTATCTGATGGAGGTGGACGCTTCTCACAGGGTACGGGATCTCGATCTCGTTCCGCTTGAATTCGTACCACAATAGATTCATGATCTCGGCCTCGATCTCTACATGGGCGGCAAAATCAGTGATCGAGAACCGGATCTCGAATTGAACGGCAAAATCGCCGTAATTGATAACGCGAACGACCGGCGCCGGGAATTTCATCACACGCGGCACGGACGATAATACCTCAAGGATCACGTTCTTCGTCTTGTTCGGGGGATCGGAATAACTCACTCCAACGGTCAATTTTCTCACCTGGAGCGTATTGGGAAGGCTGAAATTCACCACGGCCTCGCTCAGGATCTTGCCGTTCGGGATGAAGACCTCGTTGTGTTCGATGGTCATGATCCTCGTGGACCGGAGCGAGATGTCCATCACCCTGCCTTCATGTCCCGCGGCGGAGATCCAGTCTCCCTGTTTGAGCGGCTTTTCGAGATGAATGGTTAGCCCGGCCAGCATGTTCGATAGCGTGCTCTGGAATGCCAGACCGATGGTCGCGGTCAGGACCGTGGTCGTGGCGATAAGCGACGTGACGTTGATGTCCATGATTTCCTTGAGCAGGACCAGGGCGACGATGACGATCACGAGGGCCGTGATGATATTTTTGAACGCCGCAGGAAAACTACCGCGCTTCCAGCGCACCACGAAGAGATCACCATAGAGGTAGAGGCCGAGACGGAGCGCGGCGAAGGTGAACACCAGCCAGGAGAAAAAGTTGAGCTGGAGCGATATTCTCGGGTGGTATTCGGCCGCGCCCAGATGCAGGAAAAGCTGGACCGCAATGAAGAGGATGATAAGGTTGAGTCCGGACCCGATCGGTTTCAACTGCGCCGATTTTTTCGCAAGAAAACCGATGGCAATACTGGCCGCTCCATAGAAGAGAAGACTGAACGCCGTGGCCCAGAACAATGAACCCATGAGGTCTTTTATGAATTCCATGTGAGCCCCCATAAAAGCTGAGAAGTCAAAAGACAGAAGTCAGGAACCAGGAGTCTGAAATCAGGCGAAAGAAACAAAACAATTGGTATTATTCTCCTGACTCCTG from Nitrospirota bacterium harbors:
- a CDS encoding mechanosensitive ion channel family protein, which produces MEFIKDLMGSLFWATAFSLLFYGAASIAIGFLAKKSAQLKPIGSGLNLIILFIAVQLFLHLGAAEYHPRISLQLNFFSWLVFTFAALRLGLYLYGDLFVVRWKRGSFPAAFKNIITALVIVIVALVLLKEIMDINVTSLIATTTVLTATIGLAFQSTLSNMLAGLTIHLEKPLKQGDWISAAGHEGRVMDISLRSTRIMTIEHNEVFIPNGKILSEAVVNFSLPNTLQVRKLTVGVSYSDPPNKTKNVILEVLSSVPRVMKFPAPVVRVINYGDFAVQFEIRFSITDFAAHVEIEAEIMNLLWYEFKRNEIEIPYPVRSVHLHQITPETRHAEQERRADELMNMMKNVEIFSFLSKVELRDLVAHVSVKTYAAGEVPVRQGEPGSSFYIIKSGKVDVVVEKSSRERAVVATLGPGNFFGEMSLLTGALRTASIRVKDDAEFIVIDKESFRTTLINNPSIAENLSQILSERQAGLDTERERLDASALERRKKDDKSKLLSKMREFFGLDK